Below is a genomic region from Staphylococcus carnosus.
ATTTTGCGGTTCAGTTTTAAGTATATTCACAACAACTTCCGGAACCATATAACCTAAAATAACAAATACAAAACCATTTAATGCATAACTCAATACGTTCCAAGTTTGTGTATAACTCAACTGTAATTGTGTACTGACGTGTGTAATACGGTCTCTTTCAAATCCATGTACAAGACCAGCTACTACTGCCGCAATAATTCCTGAAGCATGGAATACTTCTGCAATAAGATATGTCACAAATGGTGTCAGCAATTGAATAAAAATAAACATATTATTACTTTCTACACCACGTCTAGATAATGTTACGCGCAAACGTACAAGTGCAACACCAATAATCATACCAACAATCAAACCGCCGATAGCTGCAATTAAAAATTCACCAACAGCATGCGTGATTGAAAAAGTACCTGTAATCAATGCAGTTACAGCAATTTTGAAAGAAATGATACCTGCTGCATCATTTAACAAAGATTCACCTTCCAAAATTGTCATGGCACCTTTTGGTAATATCTTACCTCTTGTAATTGCAGAAACTGCCACAGCATCTGTCGGACAAAGAATAGCTGCTAAAGCAAAACCTGCTGGCATTGGCAGATTAGGCCATACCCAGTGAATAAAGAAACCCACACCGACTACAGTAGTGAATACTAAACCTAATGCCATCAGCATGACGGGTTTAATGTAACGCCGCAAACTAACGCGGGAAACTTGAACACCTTCTACAAACAGTAATGGTGCGATCAAAGCAACCATAAATACTTCTGTATCAAAGTCAAAACTGACAGGGATTGGTGTTAAAAATAATAAAGCCCCTAAAATAATTTGGATAAATGCTAAAGGTACTTTAGGGAGAAATAGTGAATGAATTAAAGAACTTACGATTATTGCTGCTAAAAATATCAGCAAACCTTCAACTATCTCCAAATCGTCACCTCTTTCTGTGTTCAATCATATGAAGTGGATGATAAAAGCTGATTCATTCAGTTTTTATCGTCTAGTTATAATAATACTATATTTAATTGCACAAAATCTATTTATATAACTTCAGTCGTGTTAAATCTTCGAACAAGCTTGCATTCCTACTCTAAAAGTGAAAGTTATGCAAAACAAGCTACTAAAATATTTAGTAATCACTCTTTCTGAGGTTATATAAATAGAAACATGGTAGTACTTTTTACCCGTTCTATGCCTTTGTTATTACAGTAACGAAAAAATTTTATCTTTTTTTAAAAAAGGGTGTGCTTTTTTTAAACGAGAAACGATATATAGAGTGAGAAAGGAGGTCAGGCAAATGAAAAAAATTAAAGATGTCGCTATTACTTTGATTCACGAAGAATTAGGTGAAAACAGCAAAGTTGTACAAAAACGTCGTAAATTCTCTCGTTTGAACCCAGAAATCACTTCAAAAGAATTATTAACATTTAAAAATGTGATTGAAAAATTAACTGGAGAAACGTACATCAATGTTGAAGTCACTACAGTAGAAACTTTATAAGAGGAGGAAACATAATGTCTAAAACTTTAGAACTGATTTTTCTTAACGCAGCTAATAAACCCGTAAAATTACAAATTCCAGATTTAACACAAGATGTCAGTGAAGAAAGTGCACGAAATGCTATGAACACATTGTTAGAAACAAATGCACTTAATCCAACAGCTGGCAAACCTGTAGCTGTTAAAAGCGCACAAATTATTGAAAAAGAAACACATATTATCTTTTAGAACAAATTGCCGAGTATACTCATGGTTTGAGTATGCTCGGTTTTTCATTCTACTTCTCTAGGTTTGACAATATCCCCGAACAAAATACGCTTGTCTCCCAGTTTTTTACAAATGGAATAATCATCATACACGTCAATGACTTGTGCTAAGTTTTTGTAAGCAAGTTTAGGATTGAGTACTTCAATAAATTGTTGGGTTTGAATTTGAGCATTCTGCCCAGCATCTATAAAGAAAGTGTCTTCATCGAGTACACGAATAATCGATATATTACGCATATTAAATCCTCCCTTTCTTACTTTCATTAAGTTTTATCACTCAACTCTTATTTTACCAAATTATATATAGATATATTGAAAAAATCTACATTTTTTACAATTATCAAATAAAAAGTGTCTTAAAAAACAATAAATTAAAAAGCAATACAAGTTATCGTTGATATATATCATCTAACCATTGTTTGCCTTCACTAAGTGTGATAAAGTTGGGTAACTGATTGCAAACAATAAAGGAGGGATTTAATGATACTATTATTACTTTTAGGCTTAGTAGCGGGTACAATGGTTCCGATTCAAACTTCAATCAACTCTCGTTTGATTGAATATACACGTTCATCATTTTATGCTTCTACTATTTCTTTCGCCGTCGGTTCACTCTTTTTAGTAATTGTAAACCTGATTGTTAATCCAAGTGTATTTAACGTCAATTATTATCATTTTGATTTTAACTACACTTGGATTACAGGCGGTATTTTAGGCGTTATTTTCTTAACAGGAAACTTGATTCTATTTCCAAGACTCGGTGCATCACTGACAGTTATTATCACAATCGCTGGACAAATCGTAATGGGTGTTCTTATTGACACTTTCGGATGGTTTGGTGCGAATACAGAACCTTTCACATTCTTGAAGCTTTGCGGTATTATACTCCTCTTCTTCGGTATTTTTATTATGAATTATACTAAACAGAAGGCCGCAACTGAAACGCAAAGCAATCCCCTAGCGTTAATATTGTGGTTAGCCATTGGCTTTTCATTTGGATTTGCGCCGCCAATCCAAACAGCAATCAACAGCCAACTAGGACAAACTGTACAAAGCCCATTCCTTGCTTCATTTATTTCATTCTTTGTGGGTACCATCGCATTATTCATTATCACATTAATTATGAATCGTTCACTGAAAATGCGTGCACACTCACCTGAAAGTGGAAAAATAAAATGGTTTTACTTTATTGGCGGTATTTTAGGCGTTGTATTTGTGACTGCAAATATTATTTTAATGCCGCATTTAGGTGCTGCTTTAACAACAATCATCGCGATGCTCGGACAAATGTTGATGGGTGTCTTAATTGATCACTTTGCTTTACTTGGAGCACCACGCAATCGTATTTCGGTACGTAAATGTGTAGGTATCGTATGTATCATTATTGGAATTGTTATCCTAAGATTATTCTAGGATGCAATTCCTATTTTTTATCAAAAATAGAGATAAATTTTTCGTTTTTATACGTTGCACAAATCCATAACATCATTGTATAATAATATTCAAATAAAATATTATGAGGTGATTTATATTTGAAATACTCTCTCCGGTTGATAGTGCTAATTTCTATCCTCTTATTAACACTTATCTCCGTCGGAATATACGCCGTGTTCCGACATCAACATCTCCAGGCACAAAAGCCCTCTAAAACTTACACCGTCGCGTATAACCATCCACTTACTTTTACGGGTAATCAACAAGCACAGTATACTCAAACACTTATATATCATTCTGAATATGGTAAAATTCATGATTGGTTTATTCAATCAGATAAAGCAGTTAAGAAAAACGCACCTGTTTTGGAATACTATAACTTTAAAGCAGAACAGAAATTGACAGCATTACGTAAACAACTTGTTGCACTTGATAAAAAACCTGATCAATTGCCGCTCCGCACATTTTTAGAACAGCAATTTTATCTCACACAAACAGCGCTC
It encodes:
- a CDS encoding DUF2922 domain-containing protein, with the translated sequence MSKTLELIFLNAANKPVKLQIPDLTQDVSEESARNAMNTLLETNALNPTAGKPVAVKSAQIIEKETHIIF
- a CDS encoding DMT family transporter, with protein sequence MILLLLLGLVAGTMVPIQTSINSRLIEYTRSSFYASTISFAVGSLFLVIVNLIVNPSVFNVNYYHFDFNYTWITGGILGVIFLTGNLILFPRLGASLTVIITIAGQIVMGVLIDTFGWFGANTEPFTFLKLCGIILLFFGIFIMNYTKQKAATETQSNPLALILWLAIGFSFGFAPPIQTAINSQLGQTVQSPFLASFISFFVGTIALFIITLIMNRSLKMRAHSPESGKIKWFYFIGGILGVVFVTANIILMPHLGAALTTIIAMLGQMLMGVLIDHFALLGAPRNRISVRKCVGIVCIIIGIVILRLF